The proteins below come from a single Chryseobacterium bernardetii genomic window:
- a CDS encoding VOC family protein, translating to MIKGLYETHVQVSDLESAIQFYTEILGLRLAHRDETRPIAFMWIGEEKEFMLGLWEQKENLQTRHFAFTSTKEDILNYSVSF from the coding sequence ATGATTAAAGGATTATATGAAACCCATGTTCAGGTAAGTGATCTGGAAAGTGCAATTCAGTTTTATACAGAAATACTGGGCTTGAGATTGGCCCATAGGGATGAGACAAGACCTATAGCCTTTATGTGGATTGGGGAAGAAAAGGAGTTTATGCTTGGATTATGGGAGCAGAAAGAAAATCTTCAGACAAGACACTTTGCTTTTACCAGTACAAAAGAAGATATCCTGAATTATTCAGTAAGTTTTTAG